The DNA sequence CTTCGGACGCAGCACCAATACCCAAGATCCACACAGGCTTTTTCGATATGGCTTTAGCCTTCTCTTTGTTTGCAAGTATGACACAGGAACTCCCGTCCGCATTTGCGCAGGCATCTCCCACTCTTAGTGGCCACGAAACAACTTGGGCAAGTCTAGCGTTAGGATTTGTTGGATCGAAGTCTTCTGGGGTCACAGGCCTCCTATATACGGCCCTTTCATTTATCTGTCCATAAGTTGCAGACTTTATCCTCACATTCATTAGGTCTTCGAGTGTGACACCATTCTTTGCCATGTAAGCCTGCGCATATAGGGCGTAATATGCTGGCATCATAGTACCGAATGGAGATTCCCACTGTATATCCGCACCCCTTCCCATCCTTTCCTGTGATTCGGCAGATGTTATCTCAGACATCTTCTGAAAGCCTATGACGCAGACTATATCGTGGAGTCCAGCTTTGATGAGAGCATATGCGAGTCTTACCCCTGTTGAGCTAGAAGAACAGATCGTTTCAACGTAGCATGTCGGTTGAGGAATTAATCCCAAATACTCCGCTATGACACCTGCGGGAGACCTCTGTTTGTCGTACTCCGGTGCCGAGCAGATAATCGAGGCATCGATGTCCTTTGGAGAGATACCCGCATCCTCCATCGCTTCTCTGTACGCCTCAAATACTAGCTCCCTTATGGAGCCTTCGTAACCACGGACAAAACTACTTTGGCCTACTCCAATTACTGCTACATCCTTTGGCATACAAACCTCCTTAATTTAAGTTTTT is a window from the Thermodesulfobacteriota bacterium genome containing:
- a CDS encoding acetyl-CoA acetyltransferase, whose translation is MPKDVAVIGVGQSSFVRGYEGSIRELVFEAYREAMEDAGISPKDIDASIICSAPEYDKQRSPAGVIAEYLGLIPQPTCYVETICSSSSTGVRLAYALIKAGLHDIVCVIGFQKMSEITSAESQERMGRGADIQWESPFGTMMPAYYALYAQAYMAKNGVTLEDLMNVRIKSATYGQINERAVYRRPVTPEDFDPTNPNARLAQVVSWPLRVGDACANADGSSCVILANKEKAKAISKKPVWILGIGAASEAVNMASRPDFSKGLRVAYIAAQEAYKMAGITPKDVKVAEVHDCFTIAEIMAYEALGFAPPGEGKMLIREKATYKEGPIPVN